The stretch of DNA ttccaatgtgttgacagcacaataaacaggatcaagtatgtgaaaagggtttcagatgaatttatacattatgtacatataatcatgaaataaatcatgtgaaccatgcaacattaaatgttatttctgatctatattaataagtaaatctgattatattgaaatgagttttatttagggcataaaacccaacagcacaCACATCAGAAAAATGTCTCAATATCACACCAAAACACATTTCAAATGTTCAATTGTAGTCTCTTAGTATGATTGTTTAATCTCAAGCTGCTCTTTACCTTAGGCCCACCTGCGTACAAAGTAAGGATGAACATGAACTATCCTTATTTTCATTAACACCATGACCCTACAGCTTGTAACTTATATTGATTTGGTACATAACATAGAACAAAAATATCCAAAGGGATAAGTGCTATCTACAGTACCAAAGTAGACAAGGCCATTAGTATTAAAAATAACTTTTCTAACGTTTTCCAGATATAACTGTAAAATATCTACCTACTacttaaataattggaatttcaATTATAATCTTACAACTTCAATCTAATGCTGGAAAGATAACTTTTGTCCCTTACAATCTTCGCATAAAATCCTTCCCagtctgtaaaaaaaaaatgcaaaatgTCATGGAAAAACATAGCTCTGAAACAGAGCAATAAAAAGAAGACTAAAAAgatgtatattaatttttaattgcaaAAGTTAGTCACATGCATTTGAAGCAATTAAGATTAcccatgagagagagagagagagagagagtacacAATTAACTaatcaatgttttttttttcctttatcaTTAAGGGTCAAAATATGTCCTGCAAAAAGCTTCTTATGTTAAGATTTATAAATCACATACACAACTGGTTTTGCTAGGATCTAAAGAGAACATGCTACTCCTATCTACATGGTCCTTAGCTGGCTCCTAACCGAGACAGTGTAGTGCTAATCCCAGAAGCCAAGTATGCAGAACAGATTGCTGAATTTGCTGGTGCACTTGGATGGAAGTTGACTGATGAAGTAATAAGTGAGTTGAGGTCTTTATCTTTAGAAATCCAACCTGTTATTAGTCCCTAGTTGAGAAACTATAGATATTCCTATAAAATAATTTACCACCACACACATTCTTCTCCATACATGATTTAAAACATCAGTACAGAATGAAGGAGCTActcttatataaaaaaaatatatttatgtaattttcttctCAAAAAACTTGAAAGAACTCACTGGAGCTGTCCAGAGTTGTCGGAGGCGGAGAATGATGAATGGTGCCAAATTTGGGGATGAGCatcaaaaatctcaaaaaactTTTGGAGTTTGCCGCGAATAGTGAAAATGTTAGGATGTGATTTGGGGATGAGGGTTTGAGAGAATAACATGCATATAGGAACTGCAAATATAGCGGGAAAATTTTCGGGTTTGCCGCGAATAGTGAAACTTTTAAAAATGAGCATTGAGCAATGTATTGTTTAATATTGTTTAATGTATGATTTTTGGTTATGGAATAATTACCTCACttacattatttatatattatttaatattttaataaaaatactttcataatatattatcattgtattaaaaagaatatatcaaataaatactaatatatctttttcaaaaaaaaaacataagtaaatattaatatattacccacacatatacataaatattacGAATAAAAGATTATTTAATGATACACAAAAATGTACCTACTTATTTTGGATTGTCTAGTTAAAACCTTATTACAAAAATgtattaataaaagaaaaaaaatagaaccaaataaaataaacatactaataaataagaatttaatattaacttcATTGATAAACAAGTGTGCATCAATTGGCAGCTATAACCAGTGCCAATTAATCTTCGTTTGTAATTCTATAATTTGAAGGTCGATTAGCTAGTGAATCCTTTTCTTCTTtgacaattaaataaaaaaagcataaaaatagcTAACTAATTATTaggtaaatttaaatttaagttttgaaataaaaaaaaatctaaatatatccTAATTATAACCGATTAGCGTGATAAAATATCtatcataaatatattaattcattttatcattttaaatttaaattaatttttacaaaaaaaaaaaaaattcttatacTTCAATACGATCAGTTCAAAATAgagtaatttaatatatatataaactttttaaataaaatgattcaaatagtaatttttttttgggtaatatatattataaaattataaatttactaTTACATTTGTATTTGTACAAGTGGGTATATGTATCTttgtacaaatatatatattcatttaaaaaaaattacatgccacaaatattatcttttttagAGATTAAAATTGTAGTCacataatataatatagtaattTAATCTTATGATTTATCGTGACTAAATAATTAGTTGGTATATATAAACTATTAATAATTGCAAGTATATAGATTTTTCTATgactaatattttaataattgaaaatcatAAACTTTCACCGACTAAATATTTtgtcacaaattttaatttttagtgacTAAATAATTTTAGTCACCAAAACTTAGTGCTCCCGCCACAACTATTATTTTGGCGCCGAAGTTTTAGTGAATAAGTACAAATTTAGTCACTAAAAATAACAAACAGTGACTAAAAATTAGTGGTTAATTCTTTTGGTTTAAATTAAACAATGTCTCATGACTAAAAATGTCTACGGCTAAATATTAGTCGTAAAAGCTAACTATTAGTGACTAAATTGATTTAGTCACAAAAACTCTAGTCGCTGAAAGCCTATTTTCTTGTAGtgacacaagttcagaaaataacaagtaatgacatatgttatagaaatactaaatctaacatagtttattttccaaggtttccaacataatgaaatacagtgtcccggtaggcgagagtcaaagataacattagttgaatagagttgtcagctcatctaaaattaaacattttagcgaccttttattcgatcaaaatgagaatccaacgtcccggtaggcgagagtcaaggttattctcattttatgagcttccaccattgtttcatgttttatgagtttatctctaagtagtcaccgtagggaagagtctaaatagagacaaaaactcacaaaacacttatcaaatgaaatcttacggtgttaaaagtgttcaacgaataaccatccatagggggacgaagtctagcgtctcgaggttatattgaaaagtttaactattgtaagaccaacaatggagatcgaatatcttttgattaaaagctcattattttaaaaaaaatatatatatgtattttgtataatcataatattcgatattataataatgaaaaattacaaattaaagttggtttaaataaaaaatcaactttaattaattttcaattattatttaatttgaaaaataaattcaaataaatatcgaacaagttccataatataataatgaaaaattacaaatcaaagttggtttaaataaaaaatcaactctaattaattttcaattattaattaaattcgaataataaatggaacaagttccataaaataataatgaaaaattacaaatcaaagttggtttaaataaaaaatcaactttaattaattttcaattattatttaaattcgaaaaataaattcgaatatttaaatggaacaaatttgaaaatatctcacttaagttgttttagaagaatctaaaaaatcatcttaaatatctttcaaatcaaatttaattaaatttaaaattaagttgtaaccacttaatttgaagatattccattttaagttaatattcgaaaagatattaacctaaaaaatatctagaatattccattttaagttaatattcgaaaagatattaacttaaaaaatatctaaagaatcttaataaccaatacctataattcctcaacttaattttttttttattaaattttaaattcaaaagatattcagatttaagttggttagttgtagataactaaatatctacttaaataggaatatttaatgaaaaatttaaattaagcttcagaatgaatctagatggttataattctatatttaattaaatacaagaaaatacatatagtttagcttagaatataaaattctttaaactatgattttttaaattaatttcaaaataaatgaaattaattatgttgctaatcaattttaattaggttaaactagtgtaattaacctagtacagtcattcaaatcaggcaaatgggccttcacaattggggtggttcatgtgacgGGGTGCtgtgttcagtatgtcgtacccactactatggctcccaactctcaaacaaggcccaaaagggaggaatttaaccttaataagaacaactgttattaattgaataggcccaaaaactaaatgggcctaaataaattctatcaagaactatgataacttattttagcaacaacaacctatatgcatctataataaaattaaacacataggctcacacagacacacattggatgggtcctatcatgttgctaggtcatacacagatgaaagaagtttgtaaatatgcctgttacaaattattatcttgaccaagggagccatcagatcattagatctggcaaaaagtaaccatggctatttgcaatcaagtaataataggttttgaaaacttacacacaagctaaaacacatactcctgcaacaaggttagttggatagttggatgtaggatttatttaattttaaattaaataattaatttcgaaaataattaattaaataaataaataaaaaattcgaaaagttttaaaaaaaatttaaaaaataaaaatttcgaaatttaattaaatatttaaatttaaaattaaacctacaattttgaaaaattaggtttcaaccaacctaaatatcatttcaaaaaatttgctaactacttttaaaatttaaatgttattttataaataaaaattaaataaaaaattagaaaagataaatgaatatcttttccaaattttaaatgtaatttaaataaagaaaataacaaaatttaaaaattagcaaaatatcttatatcatttaaaaattacatgattatagttatcttattttaaatttaaataaggtcaaattattaaaaaaaataatttaaaatattttaaatccgaccttaaatttaaaaataagataagatataatcaaattttaaaataagatagattattaagcaaaaagatagatactaactattttcaaattctaattacactaatatcttgaattaaatttaaaaaatattaaattaattcaaaatgataattagaattgaattaagaatagtaatagtataaatatagaactacacaaaaaatcggaagttaattccatgaaaaagcatgaaaaaacgaagaaaaacaaaaaaattgtgagctgtacggacagttttcgcgatcgcaggaaaatttcagcacagctcccattttttcgaatctttaaaaaatcataactaattcaaattaaatcaaaattgagttctgtaaaaaaagtaacttgctaattaattttttccatactatccaataaaattaattccaggaacagaatcgcaattatttttcacgaaaattcacaaacatcaatcaatcatcaaataacactcaatacaacatgataccatccaaaaacaaacaaacaatcgttttaaagtccaaatttcttgcaagtaaatcaattaccatggctctgaggccagttgttggaattattttaccaggatcttagatctactcacaagtatgtttattaacatcctaaataagaactttctaaaacgataaactaaacacatataaagtattagaaaccttacattgggtgcaacaaaattaaatgactccttccgttcagatctctaacccttgtatcctttctgtagcagagtattatcaagatctgaacgtggatctctttctctgaatccttgatgctaaatctcctttgctgatgatctttcttcacgatctttctcactatgattgaggtattgcttgttgtgtgtgggcactactctaatcactaaggtaagttcgaaaatcaaaggaagaagagagagagtgagtggcggctagggaagagagagaggaggctcaggtttttctgattcagaaagtgtcagaagaaaagtgtaattttcctgaagccttcactatctatttatagcattccactagggttaggtttgaattatttggcattaaaataatgaaaatatcaacttaaaaagcctacaaaggtggccggccatggcttagtggatagggccttgctttttgcaattttgcaattttaacaccttttgtatctgattttctcaaaaatgccaatttcctaatttaaccatttaaatgccaattctaactatttaataactataaataattattaaataatattgtcatttatcatatttattaattgaaccatacaaagtatcataattaacaaatatgcccctattaactctttctttacaatttcgcccttacttagtgaaaatttcacaaatagacatagtctaatttgtgaattataattgattaatcaaaaccaattacatgagtcttacaaacaatattatctcaactagtgcggggatcatgggtctatataaccgagcttcaaataagtagatcaagaatttagcactaaaattcactaacttattaaatcttcgttgaatccacgcatagaacttagaattgcactctcagtatatagaatgttctatatgttccaccatatagacacatcatttgttatccattgttataatcctaatttgatcaatgatcctctatatgaatgatctacactgtaaagggattagattaccgtaacaccctactatgtattttatccttaaaacacttgaccccgtataaatgatatttcagcttatgtgaaatgagatctccaccatttattttcgtttggtcaagctcgaaggagatcatcctttgcttactattcgccagatagaagctatactttccatgtttatgctagcgctcccactcaattgcactaccgtgttcccaaaatgtacgtatcaccctgacctaaaagtaggcttaactaacaaatcaaagaacacgaatagcctttcaagattgagcctaatcataacaggattaagatcatttgatctaggatcaacttggcgatattgacttgaatagattttacggtaagtttaattaaatctaagtcaaagtttaatatcggtcccttccgatgcatactccatgcatccaacctgagctttactttaaccaatgttctggaaagaacatagtacttctccaaatacaagtaaactcttgttgtagattatcatatcagtaaaaccctgtgtctgataaatttaggaaactttattcacatagtcatgtttactttccaatgtgatgacagcacaataaacatgatcaagtatgtgaaaagggtttaagatgaatttataaatcaaatagacaagcaattgataaagtgaaccaaaacatacacaaatgaatgaaaaatacttctgtttctttattgatgttgaataaaatagattacattgaaatggagttttatttagggcataaaacctaacacgaATAACATCCGATCCTTTCTATATTTCTAGTACCCGTACTCGTCTTCGCCCCCATTTCACTAACCCCATCTCTTTGGCTGCCCCCTGCAATCCTCATGCTCATCAGCCCCTCATCATTTCCGAAAGCCCTTTTAATGAACAAACCTCTGAATATGGGGTCCAACATCTCCACCAACCTCGCACTACCCCGGTTGGGTGTTATATGACACTAACTCCTCAAAATAGTCCTGTTAATCGTGCTCATAGTGTTGCTAActcccacttgaccttctcgGCATGGCCAAGCAATGAGCATGTGGTGGATTTGGGTAGCCCTCCAGTTCGGTCCACAGTCCCTGTACCTTTTTTGACCACCAATTGGGATCAAATGGCCCTATGCATAATGTTGCATCTGCCCCTTGAACAAGCAGTAGGTGCTGCTCCTATCTCGCCCACTCCTATTGTGGCAACCACGGTGACATATGAAGTCATCGGGCACACGGTTCCCGTCTCTCAGGCCTTTGCTACAATTATGGTTGATCTCAATCCAAGCCAACCTCTCCAATTTGCCATTGGATCATCTTCTTCACCTACTACAGCTTCCACTTCTACTCGCAAATATCGGTCCAAGCGTCCAGAAAGTGCCAATGAAATTGAGTTTCAGAAAATGTTGAAACGAACCTGTGACCTTGCTCGTGCTCTCGATGAAGGATATATTGATGAGGCGGGTGCGCATGATTGTCATAAGTTGGAATGCTCGTGGATTAGGGAGTAAACGAGCATTCCGTTCCCTCTCCCTTTTAGTTAGGAAGTTTTGGCCAACACTTTTGTTTATATCGGAGACTAAACTCCAAGTTGGCTCTTTAAGtagatttaaaatatatcttaaattTCCTAACGGTTTAGAAGTTCCTCGAGTCGGGCTTAGTGGTGGTCTTTTGTTGCTCTGGACTCATGATATTGATGTAAACTTGCTTTCTTATAATATTAGTCACTTCTTTTGTTATATCAAGCCTACTAATATGCCTTCCTTTTATTTTACTGGATTTTACGGAGCACCTAACTCAATTAACAAGCCTCTTTCATGGCAAGTCCTTCATCGAATCGGCTCAAATATTCCAAACTCCCCTTGGCTCATAATGGGTGATTTCAACGACTTTCTTAACTTGGAAGATAAAATTGGGGGAGATACTTCTAGGAGCCCTTCAACTCAATTTAGGAGCTTCATTGATACTTTCACTCTTCATGCTCTTTCTTCTCAGGGTAACATTTACACTTGGACAAATAAGCAACAGCAAAATACTCACACTCAGGAACGTCTTGATTGGGCTATTACTTCTTCGGAATGGGATGCACTCTTTCCAAATCACAACCTACTTCATGGTGACTTTTTTGGATCGGACCACAGGCCTCTCATTTTAAATCTTCATCACCAAGTGCACTCCACATCTCCCATCCCGCGTTTCATTTTTGACAAACTTTGGATGGCTGAAGATGGCTTTGATGAGTGCCTTCGAAAAGCTTCGACATCAAGTACTCACATAAACGACAGTGATCCAATTCTAGGCATAACTAAAAAGCTTGAGAATTGCTCATCTCATCTTCGCCAATGGAAAAAAACCCTGGGTCCATCCTTAAAATCCAAAATAAGGGACACTCAATCGCATCTTAAAACGGTGCAAACTCAATCGCGTCTTAAAACGGTGCAAAACTGCCCTCAGCCGACTGAGGCTCAGCTTACGCTTGGGCGAAAGCTAGAGAATGAACTTGATCACCTCTTATATAAAGAGGAAGAATATTGGAAACAAAGGTCTCGTGTGAATTGGCTCAAACTTGGcgacaaaaatacaaaatatttccACCAATTCGCTTCCTCACGAAGAGCAACAAATAAGATCATTTCTCTTCTTCACCCTGATGGTTCTATTTCCAAGGACAATAACTCATTTGCACTCATTATTGAACAATATTTCTCTCAACTCTCCGCTAGTCAGAATCTTGGCGATGAACTCATGGACCACATCTTATCAGGCCTAACCGAGCAAATCTCAGAGTCAGAAGCTGCTTCCCTCAACAGCATTTATACGGATGATGAAATTAAGAGGGCTGCTTTTCAATTGGCCAGTGataaggctccgggtgtggaTGGCTTCACTGGTACTTTCTATCAAAAAAACTGGCATATTCTTGGCCAGGATGTTCTCCGTGCTGCAAAAAGCTTTCTTAATGGGGAGGCTGATCTTGGTGCTATAAATAACACCGTCATTGTACTCATACCGAAGAATCCTCACCCTCAACAAATCGCTGACTACAGACCCATTAGCCTCTGCACGACCCCGTATAAAATCATATCTCGAGTGCTAGTGAACCGTCTTAAGCCTATTCTTAGTCGCATTATCTCCCCCACTCAGAGCGCTTTTCTTCCTGGTAGATTAATATCGGATAACATCATCATTGCGCAGGAAGTTACTCATGCCTTATCACACCGAAAAACTGGTCGAACTGGTTGGATGGTCCTCAAGCTAGACATGGCAAAAGCCTTTGATAGAGTCGAATGGGGCTTTCTTCAGAAAGTCatgtaaaagtttaaattccctatTCGCTTTATCAATCTTGTGATGGCATGCATTTCCACAGTTACCTTCTCTTTTTCCATCAACCACCAGATTTTAGGGTCTGTCAAGCCTACCTGGGGTATCCGTCAAGGGGATCCACTCTCCCcttatctttttcttctttgctCGGAGGGTCTGTCTACTCTCATTGCTCAAAATACCTTGAACACCCGCACTCGTAATCAAGGACTTGGCCTCAAAATTGCTCGTAATGCTCCGGTCATATCTCATATTTTCTTTGCAGATGACAGTCTTCTTTTCAGCTCAGCATCCCCTTTGGCTGCTGCAACAATAAAAGAGGTTTTACATGATTACAGCCTTGCCTCTGGCCAAATGGTCAATTTTAACAAGTCCTCTCTCTATTTCTCGCCTAATACCACTGAGGACATTAAGAGTCAAATCACTTCCCTTTTGAGCATTCCTATTCGTGACTCTATCGAGAAATACCTGGGCCTTCCCCAAACTTTTGGGAGATCGAAGAAAGAGGCTTTCAATTACCTCACCGATCGAGTCTGGTCACATCTGAACAAGTGGAATGCTCAACACTTCTCAAAAGGAGGAAAAGAAGTCCTTTTAAAATCTGTGGTTCAGGCTATTCCTTCTTATGCCATGGCTTGCTTCAAGATGCCATTCTCTTTTCTTTCAAAGATCAAATCTATGATGGCTTGTTTTTGGTGGGGAGGAACCGAACATAGTCGGAAAATTCATTGGAAAAAATGGTCCACCCTTAGTCTCTCCAAATTTCATGGAGGCCTTGGATTCCGCTCAATGAAGGCTTTCAACCAAGCCATGCTGGCCAAACAAGCTTGGCGTTTACTTCAGGCACCTACTTCCCTTGTGGCAACCATTCTAAAAGCCCGTTATTTTCCCCACACCACTTTCCTTGAGGCTAGTAAAGGTCGTCAGCCTTCGCTTGTCTGGATCAGTATCTCTTGGGGTAAGGAGCTTCTTAAGATGGGGATTAGGAAATCGGTAGGGGATGGCACTACGACTTTTATCTTTAATGACACCTGGATCCCAGGTCATGGTAAGATTAATTATCTCACTCACTTGTCGGATGGGATCGCAAAAGTTTCTGACCTTATTACCTCTTCTCACCAATGGAATACTTCTCGCATTGACACCATCTTTCCCACTGACATTAGTCAAGCCATTCAATCCA from Cannabis sativa cultivar Pink pepper isolate KNU-18-1 chromosome 2, ASM2916894v1, whole genome shotgun sequence encodes:
- the LOC115720309 gene encoding uncharacterized protein LOC115720309, giving the protein MACISTVTFSFSINHQILGSVKPTWGIRQGDPLSPYLFLLCSEGLSTLIAQNTLNTRTRNQGLGLKIARNAPVISHIFFADDSLLFSSASPLAAATIKEVLHDYSLASGQMVNFNKSSLYFSPNTTEDIKSQITSLLSIPIRDSIEKYLGLPQTFGRSKKEAFNYLTDRVWSHLNKWNAQHFSKGGKEVLLKSVVQAIPSYAMACFKMPFSFLSKIKSMMACFWWGGTEHSRKIHWKKWSTLSLSKFHGGLGFRSMKAFNQAMLAKQAWRLLQAPTSLVATILKARYFPHTTFLEASKGRQPSLVWISISWGKELLKMGIRKSVGDGTTTFIFNDTWIPGHGKINYLTHLSDGIAKVSDLITSSHQWNTSRIDTIFPTDISQAIQSILLIRITSLDTYYWPFTSHGNYTVNSGYHQAHSLNHKHDPSPSSTLNNQTWWKTLWTQPIPSKTKHFIWRAYYDILPTGSNLHKRKTLSTPACCRCYNQTESLEHALFRCETVQKVWKLTNLCNFISQHIALTCRDILHLAGTELVANEFQFFLCLLWKIWHCRNEFLHYWRVVAPASQIHTTTDFLEQYQQHNIHQSSFKTSMVAATLNSEAPSIFQLKLSVDAAHNVAANKTSLDFALYNTHGDLMLTVASPWNGTQSALLMEAHALSFALSWCQRHNINLDYIVSDCKTLVDYICNDTTHHLLLNRHITRRENEDAHRLAKYALGLDQKAIWKAQNFYM